Proteins from one Candidatus Sulfotelmatobacter sp. genomic window:
- a CDS encoding helix-turn-helix domain-containing GNAT family N-acetyltransferase yields MRTAGSRKTSPPGEGIRPDQIAAVRSFNRVVTRRIGALTDSFHGRGRPLSEARLLFEIGKAGADARDLRARMSLDSGYLSRLLRSLERQGLVKTQPAQHDARVTTASLTRAGARELDALNRLSERFATTLLARLGTSQRGRLVAAMADVERLMQAAAVEIAIANPNGSSARWCLDAYYRELAERFPVGYDPARGGVVPESFESPHGAFVLATLDARPVGCGALKLAGVAVGEIKRMWVDRSARGLGVGRRILDALEAHARAAGLHTLRLETNSVLTEAAALYERAGYRRVEAFDADPYADRWFAKDLAQGADQA; encoded by the coding sequence ATGCGCACCGCTGGTTCGCGAAAGACCTCACCACCGGGTGAGGGCATACGGCCCGATCAGATCGCGGCCGTCCGCTCCTTCAACCGGGTCGTCACCCGGCGCATCGGCGCGCTGACCGACAGCTTTCACGGACGCGGGCGCCCACTCAGCGAAGCGCGGCTGCTCTTCGAGATCGGGAAGGCTGGGGCGGACGCGCGCGATCTGCGCGCCCGAATGTCGTTGGACTCCGGGTACCTGAGCCGGTTGTTGCGTTCGCTCGAGCGCCAAGGGCTGGTGAAGACGCAGCCCGCGCAGCACGACGCGCGCGTGACCACCGCATCGCTGACGCGCGCCGGCGCGCGCGAGCTGGATGCCCTCAACCGGCTTTCCGAACGGTTCGCGACCACGCTGCTTGCGAGGTTGGGCACATCGCAACGGGGGCGGCTCGTCGCCGCGATGGCCGACGTCGAGCGTCTGATGCAAGCCGCCGCGGTCGAGATCGCCATCGCTAACCCGAACGGCAGCTCCGCACGCTGGTGTCTGGACGCCTACTATCGCGAGTTGGCGGAACGTTTCCCGGTCGGCTACGATCCTGCGCGTGGCGGCGTCGTGCCGGAGTCGTTCGAATCACCGCACGGCGCGTTTGTGCTGGCGACGCTGGACGCGCGTCCGGTCGGGTGTGGCGCGCTCAAGCTCGCCGGCGTCGCGGTCGGCGAGATCAAACGCATGTGGGTCGATCGCTCGGCGCGCGGGCTGGGCGTCGGCCGCCGCATCCTCGACGCGCTCGAAGCACACGCACGCGCGGCCGGCCTGCACACGCTGCGCTTGGAGACCAACTCGGTGCTGACCGAGGCCGCGGCGCTCTACGAGCGGGCCGGTTATCGTCGCGTCGAGGCCTTCGACGCCGACCCGTATGCCGATCGCTGGTTCGCGAAAGACCTCGCGCAAGGCGCTGACCAAGCTTAG
- a CDS encoding proton-conducting transporter membrane subunit codes for MSALAPLALAVPLIAAALTAGMGTRVPRAVWSIINIVASAFATAACAALAADAAVHGTVVHWFGGWHPAHGVSLGIAFVVDPAGAALAALAAFLTLAAFVYAWTYYNQDDGAFVALLQVFSAALIGFFLTGDIFDLFVFFELMSVAAYALTGFRSEDSAAVEGALSFAVVNSTGAFFVLAGITLLYGRTGALLLAQIAHALAAKSDPLVLVAFALIVVGFLVKASIVPFHFWLAEAHAVAPTPLCALFSGIMVEAGLYAVARIYWSVFSGALGAHAEGVRDVLLAFGLATAVVGSVMAYAQRHFKRLLAFSTVAHSGLMLCGIALFGSVALGGFFVYVLGHGLVKGALFFGSGIMLNRWSTVDVEDLRGKLRELPWLAAVFALGALALAGMPPCGLFVGSALIARGAAHAHLGWVMIPLGVSAALTGAAVLNAVGRMTFGWGPPPDPRALTPGTEQPETAPAQGARLANMAVPTLVLLVLSFVVGLLAAIPPTAIAAAMRFVDRPMQEALLLHAAAPVPLGRGVALPLRPDLVHGLGGGLLAIGFASIGLFAHRLRRVWALLARLYESAMRIPHAWHSGIVTDYVTWLIAGAAAFGAAILSVVR; via the coding sequence ATGAGTGCCCTCGCGCCGCTTGCGCTGGCGGTCCCGCTGATCGCCGCCGCGCTGACCGCGGGGATGGGCACACGCGTGCCGCGTGCGGTGTGGTCGATCATCAACATCGTGGCCTCGGCGTTCGCGACCGCGGCGTGCGCGGCACTGGCGGCTGACGCAGCCGTGCACGGCACCGTCGTGCACTGGTTCGGGGGCTGGCATCCCGCTCACGGCGTTTCGCTCGGAATCGCGTTCGTCGTCGACCCGGCCGGTGCCGCGTTGGCTGCGCTGGCGGCGTTCCTCACGCTGGCAGCCTTCGTTTACGCCTGGACGTATTACAATCAGGACGACGGTGCGTTCGTCGCACTGCTGCAGGTCTTCAGCGCGGCGCTGATCGGCTTTTTCCTGACCGGCGATATTTTCGATTTGTTCGTGTTTTTCGAGCTCATGAGCGTCGCCGCGTACGCGCTGACCGGATTTCGCTCGGAAGACTCGGCCGCCGTCGAAGGGGCGCTCTCGTTCGCAGTCGTCAACAGCACCGGTGCGTTCTTCGTGCTCGCGGGAATCACGCTGCTGTACGGGCGCACCGGCGCGCTGCTGCTGGCGCAGATCGCGCACGCGCTCGCCGCCAAGAGCGACCCGCTGGTGCTGGTCGCGTTCGCGCTGATCGTCGTCGGCTTCTTGGTGAAGGCCTCGATCGTGCCGTTTCACTTCTGGCTCGCCGAAGCGCACGCCGTCGCGCCGACGCCGCTGTGCGCGTTGTTCTCCGGGATCATGGTCGAGGCCGGACTCTACGCCGTCGCGCGAATATACTGGAGCGTCTTCTCGGGTGCGCTCGGCGCCCATGCCGAGGGGGTGCGCGACGTACTGCTTGCATTCGGCCTGGCGACCGCGGTCGTCGGCTCCGTCATGGCCTATGCGCAACGGCACTTCAAGCGGCTGCTCGCGTTCTCTACCGTTGCGCACAGCGGCCTCATGCTGTGCGGGATCGCGCTGTTCGGCTCGGTCGCGCTGGGCGGCTTCTTCGTGTACGTGCTCGGCCACGGGCTGGTGAAGGGAGCGCTATTCTTCGGCAGCGGGATCATGCTCAATCGCTGGTCGACCGTCGACGTCGAGGATCTACGCGGAAAGCTCCGCGAGCTTCCGTGGCTGGCGGCCGTCTTCGCGCTGGGGGCGCTCGCCCTCGCCGGCATGCCACCGTGCGGACTTTTCGTCGGCAGCGCGCTGATCGCGCGCGGCGCGGCGCACGCCCACCTGGGCTGGGTGATGATCCCGCTCGGGGTGAGCGCTGCTTTGACGGGGGCCGCCGTGCTCAACGCGGTTGGGCGCATGACGTTCGGCTGGGGGCCGCCGCCGGATCCCCGCGCCTTGACGCCCGGGACCGAGCAGCCCGAGACGGCACCGGCGCAGGGCGCGCGGCTCGCCAACATGGCGGTTCCGACCTTGGTGCTCCTCGTGCTCTCGTTCGTGGTGGGACTGCTGGCCGCGATTCCGCCGACGGCGATCGCGGCGGCGATGCGCTTCGTCGATCGGCCGATGCAGGAAGCGCTGCTGCTGCACGCCGCGGCCCCGGTCCCGCTCGGGCGAGGAGTCGCGCTCCCGTTGAGACCCGACCTCGTGCACGGTTTGGGCGGTGGTCTCCTCGCGATCGGCTTCGCCTCGATCGGACTGTTCGCGCACCGGCTGCGGCGCGTGTGGGCCCTGTTGGCGCGTCTTTACGAGTCGGCGATGCGCATTCCGCATGCGTGGCACAGCGGAATCGTCACCGATTACGTCACCTGGTTGATCGCCGGCGCCGCCGCCTTCGGTGCGGCGATCCTGTCCGTGGTGCGCTGA
- a CDS encoding monovalent cation/H(+) antiporter subunit G, producing MALTLTGVFVDVLLALSVLVELLAVTGLVVLRTTMQRLHVVALATAVGPALVGVAVAIGTHATANQAAKGLLIALVLLVFGGVLSHETGRTVLAHEVENT from the coding sequence GTGGCTCTGACGCTGACCGGAGTGTTCGTCGACGTGCTGCTCGCGCTGAGCGTGCTGGTCGAACTGCTCGCCGTGACCGGACTGGTGGTGCTGCGCACGACCATGCAGCGCCTGCACGTCGTCGCGCTGGCGACGGCGGTGGGGCCGGCGTTGGTCGGTGTAGCGGTCGCGATCGGCACCCACGCGACGGCGAACCAAGCGGCGAAGGGACTGCTCATCGCGCTCGTGCTCCTGGTGTTCGGCGGGGTACTCTCCCACGAGACCGGCCGCACGGTGCTCGCGCACGAGGTCGAGAACACCTGA
- a CDS encoding MnhB domain-containing protein yields MTPRARAWVAGLSSVALLVVVLIGLARLPSFGVYRGPYGTVLDSVAPVQRKIQNVVTAVNFDYRGLDTMGEEFILFAAVAGLALVLRQDRRETTDEPLPPAPGRGEVGRTDAVRAFSLVGIALTSAFGLYVAVHPHLTPGGGFQGGAITAGIAALVFLGLGYRPFRRFVPQERAQPFEAAGAAGYVVVGVATLATSGAFLANTLPLGTFGAFFSTGTIPVINFCVAVEVVAGFVMLFGEFADETRVERVSPSREGDS; encoded by the coding sequence GTGACGCCGCGCGCTCGCGCCTGGGTAGCGGGGCTCAGCAGCGTGGCGTTGCTCGTCGTCGTCCTGATCGGCCTCGCGCGCCTGCCGAGCTTCGGCGTCTATCGCGGCCCCTACGGAACGGTGCTGGACAGCGTAGCGCCCGTGCAGCGCAAGATCCAGAACGTCGTGACGGCCGTCAACTTCGACTATCGCGGGCTCGACACGATGGGCGAGGAGTTCATTTTGTTCGCGGCCGTGGCGGGGCTGGCGCTGGTCCTGCGGCAGGACCGGCGCGAGACGACGGACGAGCCGTTGCCGCCCGCGCCCGGTCGCGGTGAGGTCGGCCGAACCGATGCGGTGCGGGCGTTCTCGTTGGTCGGAATCGCGCTGACGTCGGCATTCGGCTTGTACGTCGCCGTGCACCCGCACCTCACGCCGGGCGGCGGCTTTCAGGGCGGTGCGATCACCGCCGGCATCGCAGCGCTCGTGTTCTTGGGTTTGGGCTACCGTCCGTTTCGGCGCTTCGTCCCGCAAGAGCGCGCTCAGCCATTCGAGGCCGCCGGCGCGGCGGGCTACGTCGTCGTCGGCGTGGCGACGCTCGCGACCAGCGGTGCGTTCCTTGCCAACACGTTGCCGCTGGGCACCTTCGGCGCGTTCTTCTCGACCGGCACGATCCCGGTCATCAACTTCTGCGTCGCGGTCGAGGTGGTGGCGGGGTTCGTCATGCTGTTCGGCGAGTTCGCCGACGAGACACGGGTCGAGCGTGTCTCCCCGTCGCGTGAGGGCGATTCGTGA
- a CDS encoding DUF4040 domain-containing protein, which produces MATLQGIALVLVAGAATVVVLVRDPKRQIFLYMIYGLIMTIVLALLQAPDVALSELAVGSVAIPFTVLATLVRIERGRPR; this is translated from the coding sequence ATGGCAACGCTGCAAGGGATCGCGCTCGTCCTCGTCGCCGGTGCGGCGACCGTCGTCGTGCTGGTGCGCGATCCCAAGCGTCAGATCTTCCTCTACATGATCTACGGGCTGATCATGACGATTGTGTTGGCACTGCTGCAAGCGCCGGACGTGGCACTCTCGGAGCTGGCCGTCGGCTCGGTCGCGATTCCGTTCACGGTGCTTGCGACGCTCGTGCGGATCGAGCGCGGGAGGCCGAGGTGA
- a CDS encoding GNAT family N-acetyltransferase encodes MDSARARAAAVEVADAPADGGDAQWCLAQYYAELRERFAADVEAAVGAARPADFMPPRGWFFVARHDGRIVGCGGLRRVDPQLAEVKRMWVDRAARGHGIGGRLLDAIEARARDAGIRTLRLDTNASLTEAIAMYSRRGYRDVPAFNEEPYAHRWFAKDLTTG; translated from the coding sequence ATGGATTCGGCGCGTGCCCGGGCGGCAGCCGTCGAGGTCGCCGACGCCCCGGCCGACGGCGGCGACGCCCAGTGGTGCCTGGCCCAGTATTATGCCGAGCTGCGGGAGCGGTTCGCGGCCGACGTCGAGGCCGCGGTGGGCGCCGCGCGCCCGGCCGACTTCATGCCGCCGCGTGGGTGGTTCTTCGTCGCCCGGCACGACGGCCGCATCGTCGGTTGCGGTGGCCTGCGTCGGGTCGATCCGCAGCTGGCCGAGGTGAAGCGCATGTGGGTCGACCGCGCGGCCCGTGGGCACGGCATCGGCGGCCGTCTGCTCGACGCGATCGAGGCGCGTGCGCGCGACGCCGGTATCCGGACGCTGCGCCTGGACACCAACGCATCGCTCACCGAAGCGATCGCGATGTATAGCCGGCGCGGATACCGGGACGTGCCTGCGTTCAACGAGGAGCCCTATGCGCACCGCTGGTTCGCGAAAGACCTCACCACCGGGTGA
- a CDS encoding sodium:proton antiporter, with protein sequence MSWLPYVVPAWIFVVGLYGMATSRHLVHLILCLSITQSSTYVLILMVGYRLGATAPIFSDVLPGVRATDPVVQAVTLTDIVVGATVTALLLAFALRIYKTCGSVDPQALRPMQG encoded by the coding sequence GTGAGCTGGCTTCCTTACGTCGTGCCGGCCTGGATCTTCGTCGTCGGGCTTTACGGCATGGCGACGAGCAGGCACCTCGTGCACCTGATCCTGTGCCTCTCGATCACGCAGTCTTCGACCTATGTGCTGATCTTGATGGTCGGCTACCGGCTGGGCGCGACCGCCCCGATCTTCAGCGACGTGCTCCCGGGGGTGCGGGCGACCGATCCGGTCGTGCAAGCGGTGACGCTGACCGACATCGTTGTTGGCGCGACGGTGACGGCGCTGCTGCTGGCGTTCGCACTGCGCATCTATAAGACGTGCGGTTCCGTCGACCCGCAAGCCCTACGACCGATGCAGGGATGA
- a CDS encoding xanthine dehydrogenase family protein molybdopterin-binding subunit, with protein MKVVGEPLPRPDARAKVTGAALYPADLVRPEMLHCKAVFAHRAHARIERIDTAAARALDGVVDVFVAGDVPYNRYGLIDADQEVLCSEVVRYVGDRVALVVAVTPEIATRAAALVEVAYHDLPIVVDAHAAIADGAPLVHPGHGTNVLLHQKIRHGDVAAGFAASDIVVAGTFTTSWQEHAYLQPDAGIAYYEGVTLVVETAGQWLHEDLRQVAAMLRLNEDQVAIRYAKIGGAFGGREDLSVQALVALATWKTKRPTAIVWSREESIVGHHKRHPFHIEAKWGAKRDGTIVAVQTRLLADGGAYASTSVEVLKGAAIFAHGPYRTPNVATDGIVVFTNNPPSGAFRGFGSPQAHWAAESMIARVAQALELDPVEIRRKNLYREGDREPTGSVLPEGVTAVPVLDACAQEAASRFVPRVARGEHGRLRRGIGIASGIKNVGYSFGFPEQSTATVELIVTDRIERALVRSGVADVGQGVHLIVRQIAAETLGLPLDAVALISDDSAEAPNAGSASASRLTVMAGRAVHDAALAARAAWQRGEAPAATVQFRPPPTTPLDLETGQGRPCYSYGYAAQAVEVEVDVTTGVTRVLKIISAHDVGRAINTQQVEAQIEGCLAQALGYALTENFLVREGKVLTPHFSSYLLPTALDMPTEVVPLILELGDPIGAFGSRGMAEMPLVPFAPAVAAAIYDATGAWVDDLPMTPERILAAITKVRRASAAAVPS; from the coding sequence GTGAAGGTCGTCGGCGAACCGCTGCCGCGCCCCGACGCGCGCGCGAAGGTGACCGGTGCCGCGCTCTATCCGGCCGACTTGGTGCGCCCGGAGATGCTGCACTGCAAGGCGGTGTTCGCCCATCGCGCCCACGCGCGCATCGAGCGGATCGACACCGCCGCGGCGCGCGCGCTGGACGGCGTCGTCGACGTCTTTGTCGCGGGCGACGTCCCGTACAACCGCTACGGTTTGATCGACGCCGATCAGGAAGTGCTGTGCAGCGAGGTCGTGCGCTACGTCGGCGACCGCGTCGCGCTGGTGGTCGCGGTCACGCCGGAGATCGCCACCCGCGCCGCCGCGCTCGTCGAGGTCGCCTATCACGACCTGCCGATCGTGGTCGACGCGCACGCCGCGATCGCGGACGGCGCCCCGCTCGTGCACCCCGGCCACGGCACGAACGTGCTGCTCCACCAGAAGATCCGCCACGGCGACGTCGCCGCCGGCTTCGCCGCCTCGGACATCGTGGTCGCCGGGACGTTCACGACCAGCTGGCAGGAGCACGCGTACCTGCAGCCCGACGCCGGCATCGCGTACTACGAAGGCGTGACGCTGGTCGTCGAAACCGCCGGCCAGTGGCTGCACGAGGACCTGCGGCAAGTCGCGGCGATGCTGCGCCTGAACGAAGACCAGGTCGCGATCCGCTACGCCAAGATCGGCGGCGCGTTCGGTGGCCGCGAAGACCTCTCGGTGCAGGCGCTGGTGGCGCTGGCGACGTGGAAGACGAAGCGGCCAACGGCGATCGTGTGGAGCCGCGAAGAGTCGATCGTCGGTCACCACAAGCGCCATCCGTTCCACATCGAGGCGAAGTGGGGCGCCAAGCGCGACGGCACCATCGTGGCCGTGCAGACGCGGCTGCTGGCCGACGGCGGCGCGTACGCGTCGACCAGCGTCGAGGTGCTCAAAGGCGCGGCGATCTTCGCGCACGGCCCCTATCGCACGCCCAACGTCGCGACCGACGGCATCGTCGTCTTCACCAACAACCCGCCCAGCGGCGCGTTCCGCGGCTTCGGCTCGCCGCAAGCGCACTGGGCGGCCGAGTCGATGATCGCGCGCGTCGCGCAGGCGCTCGAGCTCGACCCGGTCGAGATCCGGCGCAAGAACCTCTACCGCGAAGGCGATCGCGAGCCGACCGGCAGCGTGCTGCCCGAAGGCGTGACCGCGGTGCCGGTGCTCGACGCGTGCGCGCAAGAAGCGGCGAGCCGCTTCGTCCCGCGCGTCGCGCGCGGCGAGCACGGCCGGCTGCGGCGCGGCATCGGCATCGCCAGCGGGATCAAGAACGTCGGCTATTCGTTCGGCTTCCCCGAACAGTCGACGGCGACCGTCGAGCTGATCGTCACCGACCGCATCGAGCGCGCGCTGGTGCGCAGCGGCGTCGCCGACGTCGGCCAAGGCGTGCACCTGATCGTCCGTCAGATCGCCGCCGAGACGCTCGGCCTGCCGCTCGACGCGGTGGCGCTGATCAGCGACGACTCGGCCGAAGCCCCGAACGCGGGCTCGGCGTCGGCGTCGCGCTTGACCGTCATGGCGGGTCGCGCCGTACACGACGCCGCGCTGGCCGCGCGCGCCGCCTGGCAGCGCGGCGAGGCGCCCGCGGCGACGGTGCAGTTCCGGCCGCCGCCGACCACGCCGCTCGATCTCGAGACCGGCCAAGGCCGGCCGTGCTACAGCTACGGCTACGCGGCGCAAGCCGTCGAGGTCGAAGTCGACGTGACCACCGGCGTCACCCGCGTGCTCAAGATCATCAGCGCGCACGACGTCGGCCGCGCGATCAACACGCAGCAGGTCGAAGCGCAGATCGAAGGCTGCTTGGCGCAAGCGCTGGGCTACGCGCTGACGGAGAACTTCCTGGTGCGCGAGGGCAAGGTGCTCACGCCGCACTTCAGCAGCTACTTGTTGCCGACCGCGCTCGACATGCCGACCGAGGTCGTGCCGCTCATCCTCGAGCTGGGCGATCCGATCGGTGCCTTCGGCTCGCGCGGCATGGCCGAGATGCCGCTGGTTCCGTTCGCGCCCGCCGTCGCGGCGGCAATCTACGACGCGACCGGCGCCTGGGTCGACGATCTGCCGATGACGCCGGAACGCATTCTGGCCGCGATCACCAAGGTGCGCCGGGCCAGCGCAGCCGCCGTGCCCAGCTGA
- a CDS encoding monovalent cation/H+ antiporter complex subunit F, which translates to MNVWYAAAIPLLLGIVPCLIVAVRGRIVDALVALEVATVLAVLVLLLIEQGIQRQTFFDVSLALAVLAFPSTLLLARVYRRWL; encoded by the coding sequence ATGAACGTCTGGTACGCGGCCGCGATCCCACTGCTGCTCGGCATCGTACCGTGCCTGATCGTCGCGGTGCGTGGACGGATCGTCGACGCGCTGGTCGCGCTCGAAGTCGCGACCGTGCTCGCCGTTCTCGTCCTGCTGCTGATCGAGCAGGGGATTCAGCGCCAGACCTTCTTCGACGTCTCGCTGGCGCTGGCCGTCCTCGCCTTTCCCTCGACGCTGCTGTTGGCGCGCGTCTATCGGCGGTGGCTCTGA